The Candidatus Goldiibacteriota bacterium HGW-Goldbacteria-1 genome includes a window with the following:
- a CDS encoding 6-bladed beta-propeller, whose product MKKIYVLTAVIFAVFLMRGCKTAVSPAVPGATNTAAATLTPNATQTIEAITNGLNDINATNTAVAVLSATATPTANVQFVKQWGGTGSADGQFGNPWGIAVDAVNKRIYVADSYNDRIQVFDSNGVFITKWGSLGTADGQFDTPCGVAVDSATGRVYVSDSYNRRVQVFDSNGTFIMKWGSYGTAEGNFIGLWGISVNSGTGRVYTAEDGNERIQVFETNGRYVIGDGVIVSPDGHFVLPRGVAVDGINGLVYVAETNFNRIQVFDINGVYKTKWGSAGSENGQFNIIFGIAADSGKKRVFAADTYNNRIQVFDENGTFVTKWGVFGTGNGQFNEPGGIAVDSTGGLIYVADTGNNRIQVFKIYN is encoded by the coding sequence TTGAAAAAAATATATGTCTTAACAGCTGTCATTTTTGCGGTTTTTCTTATGCGCGGATGTAAGACGGCTGTGTCGCCTGCGGTTCCGGGGGCTACAAACACAGCCGCTGCAACTCTGACGCCGAACGCAACGCAGACAATAGAGGCTATTACCAATGGCCTTAATGATATCAACGCGACAAACACGGCAGTTGCCGTCTTATCCGCGACCGCGACACCCACGGCAAATGTTCAGTTTGTTAAACAGTGGGGCGGTACGGGATCCGCGGACGGGCAGTTTGGGAACCCGTGGGGCATTGCGGTTGACGCCGTTAATAAAAGGATTTATGTTGCGGATTCATATAATGACAGAATACAGGTGTTTGACAGTAACGGGGTGTTTATTACAAAGTGGGGCAGCTTAGGCACCGCTGACGGGCAGTTTGATACCCCTTGTGGCGTGGCAGTTGACAGCGCCACAGGCAGGGTATATGTTTCGGATTCCTATAATAGAAGGGTTCAGGTTTTTGACAGTAACGGTACGTTTATTATGAAATGGGGAAGTTATGGAACCGCGGAAGGGAATTTTATTGGCCTTTGGGGTATTTCGGTAAACAGCGGTACAGGAAGGGTATATACCGCGGAAGACGGCAATGAAAGAATTCAGGTGTTTGAAACTAATGGCAGGTATGTTATAGGCGATGGTGTTATTGTCAGCCCGGATGGGCATTTTGTTCTTCCCCGGGGTGTGGCAGTTGACGGTATTAACGGTTTGGTATATGTCGCGGAAACTAATTTTAACAGAATTCAGGTGTTTGACATTAACGGCGTATATAAAACAAAATGGGGCAGTGCCGGAAGCGAAAACGGGCAGTTTAATATAATTTTTGGAATCGCGGCAGACAGCGGTAAAAAAAGGGTATTTGCCGCAGATACTTATAATAACAGAATTCAGGTGTTTGATGAAAACGGTACTTTTGTTACAAAGTGGGGCGTTTTTGGAACCGGAAACGGGCAGTTTAATGAACCCGGCGGTATTGCGGTAGACAGCACCGGGGGCCTGATATATGTTGCTGATACCGGTAATAACAGAATTCAGGTGTTTAAAATTTATAATTGA
- a CDS encoding 6-bladed beta-propeller, translating into MKKIHFLTAVIFMVILMHGCKTTVSPAFPEATNTPGATQTPNATQTIEALAGWLNGISASKTAIAVLSATATPTISVQYIKKWGGFGGEDWQLSDPAGVAIDSIKGRVYIANNGVIKVFDRDGVYVTKFGSYGSSDGQLISVEDVAADSATGRVYVVDTGNHRIQVFDSNGVFITKWGSLGAADGQFNNPCGIAVDSATGMVYVADTENQRIQVFDSNGTFITKWGVAGSEDGQFNTPLDVAIDSAAGRVYVADSGNDRIQVFDSNGTFITKWGGYGTADGKFQFQYSVAVDSATGRVYAADTHNNRIQVFDSNGVFIKKWNNSEIADAPLYLPHAIAIDSGTGSVYVSVPPYYIIAMFKVYN; encoded by the coding sequence ATGAAAAAAATACATTTCCTAACGGCTGTTATTTTTATGGTTATTCTTATGCACGGGTGTAAAACAACTGTATCGCCGGCTTTTCCTGAAGCTACAAACACTCCGGGCGCAACACAGACGCCTAATGCAACGCAGACAATTGAAGCGCTGGCCGGCTGGTTGAATGGAATCAGCGCGTCTAAGACGGCAATTGCGGTTTTATCCGCAACCGCAACACCCACAATAAGCGTTCAGTATATTAAAAAATGGGGCGGTTTTGGCGGCGAGGACTGGCAGCTTAGTGATCCTGCCGGTGTTGCGATAGACAGCATTAAAGGAAGGGTATATATTGCAAATAATGGCGTGATTAAGGTGTTTGACAGAGACGGAGTTTATGTCACAAAATTTGGAAGTTACGGCAGTTCTGACGGGCAGCTTATTTCCGTTGAAGATGTTGCGGCAGACAGCGCTACAGGCAGGGTATATGTCGTGGATACCGGGAATCACAGGATTCAGGTATTTGACAGTAATGGCGTGTTTATTACAAAGTGGGGAAGTTTAGGCGCCGCTGACGGACAGTTTAATAATCCGTGCGGTATAGCCGTTGACAGCGCCACAGGCATGGTATATGTAGCGGATACCGAGAATCAAAGGATTCAGGTATTTGACAGTAACGGCACGTTTATTACAAAATGGGGAGTTGCCGGCAGTGAAGACGGACAGTTTAACACCCCTTTGGATGTTGCAATAGACAGCGCCGCGGGAAGGGTATATGTCGCGGATTCCGGCAATGACAGAATTCAGGTATTTGACAGTAACGGCACGTTTATTACGAAATGGGGTGGATATGGAACCGCTGACGGGAAATTTCAATTTCAATATAGTGTTGCAGTGGACAGCGCCACGGGCAGGGTATATGCGGCGGATACGCATAATAACAGGATTCAGGTATTTGACAGTAATGGTGTATTCATTAAGAAATGGAATAATTCAGAAATTGCGGACGCGCCCCTGTATCTGCCGCATGCTATTGCAATTGACAGCGGTACAGGCAGTGTATATGTTTCGGTACCGCCGTATTATATAATAGCGATGTTTAAGGTTTATAATTAA
- a CDS encoding 6-bladed beta-propeller, translated as MKKIFFLTAVILTFNIMPGCKTAVSPTVPASTSTAIATLTPNATLTIEAIANDLDKINATNTAIAVLSATATPTMSVQFIKNWLGGGSADGDFSMPHGVSVDSVTERVYVADTYNNRIQVFDSNGVFITKFGSDGSADGQFKYPHGVSVDGITGRVYVADTNNNRIQVFDTNGVFITKWGSYGINDGQFSYICGVTVDSSTGIVYAADVNNQRIQVFDSNGLFIRNIGGVGSDDVDLNNPNCVAVDSSTGRIYVVDYGQNRIQVFDSNGNFITKWGSYGTTDGRFHYPWGIAFDSSTGRVYVSDTNNDRVQVFDSNGTFITKWNNAGSADELLNVPRGIAINSRTGSAYIAHNFSDMMLVFKIYN; from the coding sequence ATGAAAAAAATATTTTTTTTGACAGCTGTTATTTTAACTTTTAATATTATGCCCGGATGCAAGACGGCTGTCTCGCCTACGGTTCCGGCTTCTACAAGCACTGCTATTGCAACGCTGACGCCAAATGCAACGCTGACAATAGAGGCGATTGCCAATGATCTGGATAAAATTAATGCAACAAACACGGCAATTGCCGTTTTATCCGCAACTGCCACGCCAACGATGAGCGTTCAGTTTATTAAAAATTGGCTGGGTGGCGGAAGCGCAGATGGAGATTTTTCTATGCCTCATGGTGTATCGGTGGACAGTGTTACAGAAAGGGTATATGTTGCAGATACTTATAATAACAGAATTCAGGTGTTTGACAGCAACGGAGTATTTATTACAAAATTTGGTAGTGATGGAAGCGCCGATGGGCAGTTTAAGTATCCTCATGGTGTGTCGGTAGACGGTATTACCGGCAGGGTATATGTTGCGGATACCAATAACAACAGAATTCAGGTATTTGACACTAACGGCGTATTTATCACAAAATGGGGCAGTTATGGAATTAATGACGGACAGTTTAGTTATATTTGCGGCGTGACAGTGGACAGCAGTACCGGAATAGTATATGCAGCAGATGTTAATAATCAAAGAATTCAGGTGTTTGACAGTAACGGTTTATTTATCCGGAATATAGGGGGAGTGGGAAGTGATGATGTGGATTTAAATAACCCCAACTGTGTCGCGGTGGACAGCAGCACCGGAAGAATATATGTTGTTGATTACGGCCAAAACAGGATACAGGTGTTTGACAGTAATGGTAACTTTATTACAAAATGGGGCAGTTATGGAACCACAGACGGGAGGTTTCATTATCCATGGGGTATTGCATTTGACAGCAGCACCGGCAGAGTATATGTTTCGGACACTAATAATGACAGAGTTCAGGTGTTTGACAGCAATGGTACATTTATCACAAAATGGAATAATGCCGGAAGCGCAGATGAACTGTTGAATGTGCCCCGCGGCATAGCGATAAACAGCAGAACGGGAAGTGCATATATTGCACATAACTTTAGTGACATGATGCTGGTGTTTAAGATTTATAATTGA
- a CDS encoding 6-bladed beta-propeller encodes MKKTYIFMAVILTVVFIYGCKSTVPPTFPAAAKPIATQTPNATQTIEAFTNWMGGINATKTAITLFYATETPTISVQFVKEWGDYGSSDGQVSEPFGVAVDSVTGRVYVANRGIERILVFDNNGTFIKRWGSLGNLDGEFYGPTGIAIDSITDRVYVVDSGNNRIQVFDTNGTFITKWGDIGTEDGYFDSPYGVAVDGSTGRVYVADSFNSRIQVFDSNGTFITKWGSRGSADGQFVFPFGVAVDNSADRVYVVDTANDRVQVFDRNGIFITKWGSMGSGNGQFQSPLGITADSITGKVYVSDTANDRIQVFDSNGTFITKWDDAGSTVASLVSPYGMAINSTTGIVYVAEYTVSRMMMYKVYN; translated from the coding sequence ATGAAAAAAACATATATTTTTATGGCGGTTATTTTAACGGTTGTTTTTATATATGGGTGCAAATCAACTGTGCCGCCAACCTTTCCCGCGGCTGCAAAGCCGATTGCAACGCAGACGCCAAACGCAACGCAGACAATAGAGGCATTCACCAATTGGATGGGTGGTATTAATGCGACAAAGACGGCAATCACCCTCTTTTATGCAACAGAAACACCCACTATAAGCGTTCAATTTGTTAAAGAATGGGGAGATTACGGAAGTTCTGACGGACAGGTATCTGAACCTTTTGGCGTGGCAGTAGACAGCGTTACGGGCAGAGTATATGTTGCTAACAGAGGCATTGAAAGAATTTTGGTGTTTGACAATAACGGCACATTTATTAAAAGATGGGGAAGTCTTGGAAATCTGGACGGAGAGTTTTATGGTCCTACCGGTATAGCGATAGACAGTATTACAGACAGAGTATATGTTGTGGATTCCGGTAATAACAGAATACAGGTGTTTGATACTAATGGCACATTTATTACAAAATGGGGAGATATTGGAACCGAAGACGGGTATTTTGACTCTCCTTATGGCGTGGCTGTTGATGGCAGCACGGGACGGGTATATGTTGCGGATTCTTTTAATAGCAGAATTCAGGTGTTTGACAGTAATGGTACATTCATTACAAAATGGGGAAGCCGTGGAAGCGCTGACGGGCAGTTTGTATTTCCTTTTGGTGTGGCAGTAGACAATAGCGCGGACAGAGTATATGTTGTAGATACCGCAAACGATAGAGTACAGGTGTTTGACAGAAATGGCATATTTATTACTAAATGGGGAAGCATGGGAAGCGGAAACGGGCAGTTTCAATCTCCGTTAGGTATTACAGCAGACAGCATTACAGGCAAAGTATATGTTTCGGACACTGCTAATGACAGAATTCAGGTGTTTGACAGTAATGGCACATTTATCACAAAATGGGATGATGCCGGAAGTACAGTTGCGTCGTTGGTTTCGCCCTATGGCATGGCGATAAACAGCACTACAGGAATAGTATATGTTGCAGAATATACAGTGAGCAGAATGATGATGTATAAGGTTTATAATTGA
- a CDS encoding restriction endonuclease subunit R, with amino-acid sequence MSKTNEQGFEESIEQSLLTTGGYVKGNPVDFDRNIAMATGELFTFIKSTQPKEWAELGKIHGADIEKKFLYRLNQEIDTRGILDCLRNGITDFGQKFMLAYFKPVSGLNPDTILLYNKNILSVTRQVHFSLKDESSLDMVLFLNGLPIVTMELKNQFTGQNVNNAKSQYKYDRDEQEPIFQFKKRTLVHFAVDTDEVAMTTRLQGSKTKYLPFNKGYDKGAGNPPNPNGHRTSYLWEEVLTKDSLMEIIGQFLHLEVKEIETDGKKYKKESMIFPRYHQLDVVRSITSDVIINGAGNNYLIQHSAGSGKSNSIAWLAYRLAGIHDKTEKRVYDSIIVITDRLVLDQQLQNTIYQFEHKAGVVQKIDENSTQLAEALKTGTNIIITTLQKFPFVLDKVKDMQKRNYAVIVDEAHSSQGGESAKKMKDVLSDVTSELKAAEDKPDEFDDIEEDSQDCVRESMLRRGPQKNMSFFAFTATPKPKTLEVFGKKDIEGKPQPFHLYSMRQAIEEGFIHDVLKNYTTYKTFYRITKKAEEDPTVNKKKAAIAIARFTSLHVYNLAQKTEVIVEHFRQKVMGLIGGKAKAMVVTASREHVVRYKQAFDNYIKEKGYTDIKALVAFSGTVLLDGVPPEYTESKMNGFGEKELPAKFNGSEYQILLVAEKYQTGFDQPLLHTMYVDKRLDGVRAVQTLSRLNRTCPGKDDTFVLDFVNERDDILNAFQPYYEQTQLEEVTDPNKLYDLKVKLDTFLVTRDEEIEGFCTVFFAKKQSPNKTEHAKLNSLIDSAVERFKKIEKEEDREDYANTLGVFVRLYAFLAQIMPFSDIVLEKYYAYSRFLLRKLPKKNANDRYRLNDEVALEYYRLKKIGEGNIVLQKDSDSKLKPISGAGTKEDKEEMARLSEIIKILNDRFGTDLTEADKLFFDSIEEEMMQDDKLGIQAKNNPIENFKFGFEDIFMNKVIERMDQNQDIFNKIMDDKQFAEVLKAYMLRRVYERFNKAETDDSAL; translated from the coding sequence GAGCAAGGTTTTGAAGAATCTATAGAGCAATCACTGCTTACTACTGGTGGGTATGTAAAGGGCAATCCTGTGGATTTTGACCGGAATATTGCTATGGCGACAGGGGAATTGTTTACATTTATAAAATCAACCCAACCCAAAGAATGGGCGGAGCTTGGCAAGATTCATGGCGCGGATATAGAAAAGAAGTTCTTATACCGCCTTAATCAGGAAATTGACACAAGGGGAATTTTGGATTGTTTAAGGAATGGGATTACTGATTTTGGGCAGAAATTTATGCTTGCTTATTTTAAACCGGTAAGCGGGTTAAACCCGGATACCATCTTACTTTACAATAAAAACATCCTGTCAGTCACACGTCAGGTGCATTTTAGCCTTAAAGATGAAAGTTCGCTTGATATGGTACTGTTCTTAAACGGGCTTCCTATAGTCACTATGGAGCTTAAGAACCAGTTTACGGGGCAGAATGTAAATAACGCGAAGAGTCAGTATAAATATGACAGGGATGAGCAGGAACCAATATTTCAGTTTAAAAAACGCACCCTTGTGCATTTTGCCGTTGATACTGATGAAGTGGCAATGACTACCCGCCTTCAGGGCAGTAAGACTAAATACCTGCCTTTTAATAAGGGTTATGATAAAGGCGCGGGGAACCCGCCTAACCCAAATGGGCATCGGACAAGTTATTTATGGGAAGAAGTTCTTACAAAAGACAGCCTTATGGAAATTATTGGGCAGTTTCTTCATCTGGAAGTAAAAGAGATAGAAACTGACGGTAAAAAGTATAAGAAAGAAAGCATGATATTTCCGAGGTATCATCAGCTTGATGTTGTACGGTCTATTACTTCTGATGTAATCATAAACGGTGCGGGCAATAATTACCTTATACAGCATTCGGCGGGCAGCGGTAAAAGCAATTCAATAGCCTGGCTTGCTTACCGGCTTGCGGGTATTCATGATAAAACAGAAAAACGGGTTTATGACAGTATTATTGTAATAACAGACAGGCTGGTTCTGGACCAGCAGCTGCAAAATACAATTTATCAGTTTGAACACAAGGCAGGGGTGGTACAAAAAATAGATGAAAATTCCACCCAGCTTGCAGAAGCCCTTAAAACAGGAACAAATATTATTATAACAACGCTTCAAAAATTCCCGTTTGTACTTGATAAAGTAAAAGACATGCAAAAAAGAAACTATGCTGTTATCGTTGATGAAGCTCACAGCTCTCAGGGCGGGGAATCGGCTAAGAAAATGAAAGATGTTCTGTCTGATGTAACTTCAGAATTAAAAGCCGCTGAAGATAAACCGGATGAGTTTGATGACATAGAGGAAGATTCGCAGGATTGTGTCCGTGAATCAATGCTAAGGAGAGGTCCTCAAAAGAATATGAGCTTCTTTGCGTTCACCGCAACCCCTAAACCTAAAACTCTTGAAGTGTTTGGCAAAAAAGATATAGAAGGCAAGCCGCAGCCTTTTCACCTGTATTCCATGCGGCAGGCAATAGAAGAAGGGTTTATACATGATGTTTTAAAAAATTACACTACGTATAAAACTTTCTACAGGATTACAAAAAAAGCTGAAGAAGACCCTACAGTAAATAAGAAAAAAGCGGCGATTGCAATTGCGCGGTTTACGTCTTTGCATGTCTATAATCTTGCGCAGAAGACAGAAGTAATAGTGGAACACTTCAGGCAAAAAGTGATGGGTTTAATTGGTGGCAAGGCAAAAGCTATGGTTGTTACGGCATCACGTGAGCATGTTGTAAGGTATAAACAGGCCTTTGACAACTATATAAAAGAAAAAGGCTACACAGATATTAAAGCGCTTGTAGCATTCTCCGGTACTGTTCTTCTTGACGGCGTACCGCCGGAGTACACTGAATCTAAAATGAACGGATTTGGTGAAAAAGAACTTCCTGCAAAGTTTAATGGTTCTGAGTATCAGATACTTCTTGTTGCGGAAAAATATCAGACAGGTTTTGACCAGCCACTTTTGCATACAATGTATGTAGATAAAAGACTTGACGGCGTTCGTGCTGTGCAGACTTTAAGCAGGTTAAACAGAACCTGTCCTGGCAAAGACGATACTTTTGTATTGGATTTTGTAAATGAGCGCGATGATATATTAAACGCGTTCCAGCCGTATTATGAACAGACACAGCTTGAAGAAGTTACTGACCCAAATAAGTTATATGACCTTAAGGTAAAGCTGGATACTTTCCTTGTTACGCGGGATGAAGAAATAGAAGGTTTCTGTACGGTATTTTTTGCCAAAAAACAGTCCCCAAATAAAACAGAACACGCAAAGCTTAATTCCCTTATAGATAGCGCGGTGGAGAGGTTTAAAAAAATAGAAAAAGAAGAAGACAGGGAAGATTATGCCAATACACTGGGTGTGTTTGTAAGGTTGTATGCTTTTCTTGCCCAGATTATGCCTTTTTCAGATATAGTACTTGAAAAATATTACGCTTATTCACGGTTTCTGCTGCGTAAACTTCCAAAAAAGAACGCAAACGACAGATATAGGCTAAATGACGAAGTTGCGCTTGAATATTACAGGTTAAAGAAGATAGGTGAAGGTAATATTGTCCTGCAAAAAGACAGCGACAGCAAACTTAAACCTATTTCCGGCGCAGGTACAAAGGAAGACAAGGAAGAAATGGCAAGGCTGTCCGAAATTATAAAGATACTAAATGACAGGTTTGGCACTGACCTTACTGAAGCTGATAAGCTCTTCTTTGATTCGATAGAAGAAGAAATGATGCAGGATGATAAGCTTGGAATTCAGGCAAAAAATAACCCTATAGAAAACTTTAAATTCGGATTTGAGGACATATTTATGAATAAAGTCATTGAACGCATGGACCAGAACCAGGATATTTTTAACAAAATTATGGATGATAAGCAGTTTGCGGAAGTGCTTAAAGCTTATATGTTGAGACGTGTGTATGAGAGATTTAATAAAGCAGAGACAGATGATTCTGCTCTGTGA
- a CDS encoding 6-bladed beta-propeller, translating to MKKIYVLTAVIFAVFLMRGCKTAVSPAVPGATNTAAATQTPNETQTIEALAGWLNDASASKTAIAALSATVTPTISVQYIKTLGSIGDTDGNFFMPCGAALDSSTGRVYVADSENNRIQVFDSQGVFVTKWGGYGTENGQFKYPTGVEVDSSTGRVYVVDSLNDRIQVFDINGTFITKWGSNGTAFGQFNSPHSAAVDSNTGKVFVMDTSNHRMQVFDSNGTFITKWGYNGSEDGQFNYPAGVAVDGSTGRVYVADSENNRIQVFDTYGTFITKWGSLGTADGQFDTLYGITVDSVTGRVYVADSENNRIQVFDSNGTFITKWANIGFTPEQFDFPADVVVESSTGKVFVVVMFSHRIQFFKVYN from the coding sequence TTGAAAAAAATATATGTCTTAACAGCTGTCATTTTTGCGGTTTTTCTTATGCGCGGATGTAAGACGGCTGTTTCGCCTGCGGTTCCGGGGGCTACAAACACAGCCGCTGCAACGCAGACGCCAAATGAAACGCAGACAATAGAGGCTTTGGCCGGGTGGTTGAATGACGCCAGCGCGTCTAAGACGGCGATTGCGGCTTTATCTGCAACTGTAACACCCACAATAAGTGTTCAGTATATTAAAACATTGGGAAGTATCGGCGATACGGATGGGAATTTTTTTATGCCTTGTGGTGCGGCATTAGACAGCAGCACGGGACGGGTATATGTTGCGGATTCCGAAAATAACAGAATTCAGGTATTTGACAGTCAAGGCGTGTTTGTTACAAAATGGGGCGGTTATGGAACTGAAAACGGGCAGTTTAAATATCCTACCGGTGTTGAAGTAGACAGCAGCACTGGACGGGTTTATGTTGTTGATTCCTTGAATGACAGAATTCAGGTGTTTGATATTAATGGCACATTTATTACAAAGTGGGGGAGCAATGGAACTGCATTTGGGCAGTTTAATTCTCCTCATAGCGCGGCGGTAGACAGCAATACAGGCAAAGTATTTGTTATGGATACAAGTAATCACAGAATGCAGGTCTTTGACAGTAATGGCACATTTATTACAAAATGGGGGTACAATGGAAGTGAAGACGGGCAGTTTAATTATCCTGCCGGCGTGGCTGTTGATGGCAGCACGGGACGGGTATATGTTGCGGATTCCGAAAATAACAGAATTCAGGTGTTTGATACTTACGGCACGTTTATTACAAAATGGGGAAGTTTAGGCACCGCTGACGGGCAATTTGATACTCTTTATGGCATAACAGTTGACAGTGTTACAGGCAGGGTTTATGTTGCGGATTCCGAGAATAACAGAATTCAGGTGTTTGACAGTAATGGCACATTTATCACAAAATGGGCAAATATCGGATTTACACCTGAGCAGTTTGATTTTCCTGCTGATGTTGTAGTGGAAAGCAGCACCGGTAAAGTGTTTGTTGTGGTCATGTTCAGTCATAGAATTCAATTTTTTAAAGTTTATAATTGA
- a CDS encoding putative toxin-antitoxin system toxin component, PIN family, whose translation MIKAVIDTNVLVSALLSPGGKPSQVMQMVFDGRIFPVVSKAVLEEYQGVLSRKKFGFSAADLNAFLFFMGKDVFECVDSSGFHDNVPEDDIIFIAAAVSGGADFIITGNIKHFPGKKYGNTRVVTPAEFLEVS comes from the coding sequence ATGATAAAGGCGGTAATTGATACTAATGTACTTGTATCCGCTCTGTTAAGCCCCGGAGGAAAACCTTCGCAGGTTATGCAGATGGTTTTTGACGGCAGGATATTTCCGGTTGTAAGCAAAGCGGTGCTTGAAGAGTATCAGGGTGTGCTGAGCAGGAAGAAGTTCGGGTTTTCGGCCGCAGATCTGAATGCATTTCTTTTTTTTATGGGAAAAGATGTTTTTGAATGCGTTGATTCGTCCGGGTTTCATGACAACGTGCCGGAAGATGACATTATTTTTATAGCGGCGGCTGTTTCGGGCGGCGCGGATTTTATAATAACAGGAAACATAAAACATTTCCCGGGAAAAAAATATGGGAATACCAGAGTGGTAACACCGGCAGAATTTCTGGAAGTAAGCTAA
- a CDS encoding DNA-binding protein, whose amino-acid sequence MNLHSLGRKVKSLRKVNELTQEELAEKAGITRAALNAIENGRAKPRTSNLYRMAKVFNVKIADFFEVVPDMAEVRFRCKKCKTKKQMDTREELLNKVKMWLNNFCVLEKLMKKQPEFDFDINQAKLKSPKEIAASARHKLGLSETEPINDICGLVESKGIKLFLFNENDDNLSGISLIHKGKYPAIAVNVNNEISVERQIFTVAHELGHIYMHRESFNVNEVLEIEKQEAEADRFGSYFLMPEKAFIAKLQENKGLHWVHSVLDIKRYFKVSYKTVLRRLIDMRLTDSNAYRVFAVQYKAIYGHDLKNHYEPHKLDRVDFMEVRLIGLVRDAIEKEIITVSRAAEILGISLQDMRERGKYWSPPDGEEKNISQ is encoded by the coding sequence ATGAATCTGCATTCGTTAGGGCGAAAAGTAAAAAGCCTGAGAAAAGTGAACGAATTGACCCAGGAAGAGCTGGCGGAAAAAGCGGGAATAACCAGGGCTGCTTTAAATGCTATTGAGAACGGACGCGCTAAACCCAGAACTTCCAATTTGTACAGGATGGCGAAAGTCTTTAATGTAAAAATTGCGGATTTTTTTGAAGTGGTGCCTGATATGGCAGAGGTAAGATTCCGCTGTAAGAAATGTAAAACCAAAAAACAAATGGATACCAGAGAAGAACTTTTAAATAAAGTAAAGATGTGGCTGAATAATTTCTGTGTGCTGGAAAAGCTGATGAAAAAGCAGCCTGAATTTGATTTTGATATTAATCAGGCAAAGTTGAAGTCGCCAAAAGAGATAGCGGCATCAGCAAGGCACAAATTAGGCTTGTCGGAAACTGAGCCGATTAATGATATTTGCGGGCTTGTGGAATCTAAAGGCATTAAATTATTCCTGTTTAATGAAAATGATGATAATCTTTCCGGGATATCGCTTATTCATAAAGGTAAATACCCGGCTATTGCTGTTAATGTAAATAATGAAATAAGTGTTGAAAGGCAGATATTTACCGTGGCGCATGAACTTGGACATATTTATATGCATCGTGAATCTTTTAATGTAAATGAGGTTTTAGAGATAGAAAAACAGGAAGCGGAAGCTGACCGGTTTGGAAGTTATTTTCTGATGCCGGAGAAAGCATTTATTGCAAAATTGCAGGAAAATAAAGGCCTGCATTGGGTTCATAGCGTCCTTGATATAAAAAGATACTTTAAAGTAAGTTATAAGACTGTTTTAAGAAGGCTAATTGACATGAGATTAACTGATTCAAATGCATATAGAGTTTTTGCTGTGCAATATAAGGCGATTTATGGGCATGATTTAAAAAATCATTATGAACCTCATAAACTTGACAGGGTAGACTTCATGGAAGTCCGCCTTATCGGCCTTGTGCGCGATGCTATTGAAAAGGAGATAATTACCGTCAGCAGGGCTGCGGAAATTCTTGGCATCAGTTTACAGGACATGAGAGAACGCGGAAAATACTGGAGCCCGCCTGATGGCGAAGAAAAAAACATTAGTCAGTGA